A genomic segment from Peribacillus sp. ACCC06369 encodes:
- a CDS encoding anti-sigma factor, with translation MNCHEEIIEYMHDYLDEDIKPEHKEVLREHLHNCAECRNYFHEMKKAVALVQSTSHIKAPDDFTAKVMAQLPKETKTTGAKRWFKSHPFMTAAAMFIILMTGSVFSTYNQDEHFSVSKQPNLVVAGETVIVPAGETIKGDVVVQNGNIQIDGEVEGDVTVINGHKYMSKAGNVTGSIHVIDQAFEWMWYKVKDTATSLVPAKEEKNE, from the coding sequence ATGAACTGCCATGAGGAAATCATTGAATATATGCATGATTATTTAGATGAGGACATCAAACCGGAGCATAAAGAAGTTTTACGGGAGCACTTGCACAACTGTGCTGAATGCCGGAATTACTTTCATGAAATGAAAAAGGCGGTCGCTCTTGTACAAAGCACTTCCCATATTAAGGCCCCGGATGACTTTACAGCAAAGGTTATGGCTCAATTGCCAAAGGAAACGAAAACAACGGGCGCCAAACGTTGGTTCAAAAGCCATCCCTTCATGACAGCGGCAGCGATGTTCATCATATTGATGACAGGATCTGTTTTTTCCACTTATAATCAGGACGAACATTTTTCAGTATCAAAGCAGCCTAACTTAGTGGTCGCAGGTGAAACTGTGATTGTGCCTGCGGGTGAGACAATCAAGGGTGATGTGGTAGTTCAAAATGGCAACATTCAAATAGATGGTGAAGTAGAGGGAGATGTGACAGTCATAAATGGGCATAAATATATGTCTAAGGCAGGGAATGTGACTGGGAGCATCCATGTTATTGACCAAGCTTTTGAGTGGATGTGGTATAAAGTAAAGGATACTGCAACCTCGTTGGTTCCTGCTAAAGAGGAAAAAAATGAATAA
- a CDS encoding KinB-signaling pathway activation protein, with the protein MNSRNLVKLFLTTLLIGGVTGGVVGFLARWSEFKPYFSSFEVSAILSTFIWLFGVGLIFSVISQAGFFAYLTIHRFGLGIFKSATLWNAVQIVLILFVVFDLVYLRYLNFGSGEGISSYIVLALVVLAAGLITAYFKMKQTNKQSFIPALFFMVVVTVLEWIPVLSSDDESWLYFMLFPLLVCNAYQLLVLSKLIERSQKELASKRAQVQTPVKGKKMKAGELGKGSS; encoded by the coding sequence ATGAACAGCCGTAATTTAGTTAAATTGTTTTTAACAACATTGCTTATCGGTGGTGTAACGGGCGGAGTTGTAGGGTTCTTGGCTCGATGGAGTGAGTTTAAGCCTTATTTTTCTTCTTTTGAAGTCAGTGCCATCCTATCAACGTTTATTTGGTTATTCGGTGTTGGATTAATTTTCAGTGTCATAAGCCAAGCCGGCTTTTTTGCCTATTTAACGATACATCGTTTCGGTCTGGGAATATTTAAAAGCGCTACCTTATGGAATGCCGTTCAAATTGTACTCATTCTTTTTGTTGTATTTGATTTGGTGTATCTGCGATATCTTAATTTTGGTTCAGGTGAGGGGATTAGTTCATACATCGTCCTGGCGTTGGTTGTATTGGCTGCAGGACTTATTACAGCTTATTTCAAAATGAAACAAACGAATAAACAATCGTTTATACCGGCTTTGTTTTTCATGGTCGTAGTCACGGTTTTGGAGTGGATACCTGTCCTAAGTTCCGATGATGAAAGCTGGCTTTACTTCATGCTGTTTCCGTTACTGGTCTGTAATGCATATCAATTATTGGTCCTAAGCAAATTGATTGAACGTTCACAAAAGGAATTGGCCAGTAAAAGAGCACAGGTGCAAACTCCAGTAAAGGGGAAGAAAATGAAAGCTGGCGAATTAGGTAAAGGCAGCAGCTAA
- the sigW gene encoding RNA polymerase sigma factor SigW — protein sequence MDALIKERINQVLKGDHNAFGEIVEIYKDKVFQICFRMLGNRQEAEDLAQEAFVRAFVNIRSFNIQMKFSTWLYRIATNLCIDRLRKKKPDYYLDAEVAGTEGLNMYSQIASDMAKPEEEVESLELQETIQVEIMKLPEKYRSVIVLKYIEELSLKEISEILDLPVGTVKTRIHRGREALRKQLRHL from the coding sequence ATGGATGCACTCATTAAAGAGAGAATTAATCAAGTATTAAAGGGAGACCATAATGCATTTGGGGAAATTGTCGAAATTTACAAGGACAAAGTTTTCCAGATATGTTTCAGGATGCTCGGAAACAGGCAAGAAGCAGAGGATTTGGCACAAGAGGCCTTTGTAAGGGCCTTCGTGAATATTCGTAGTTTCAATATACAAATGAAATTTTCTACATGGTTATATCGGATTGCGACCAACCTTTGTATTGACCGCCTTCGCAAGAAAAAGCCGGATTACTATCTAGATGCAGAGGTGGCAGGGACAGAGGGATTGAATATGTATTCCCAAATAGCATCAGATATGGCGAAACCCGAGGAAGAAGTTGAATCTTTAGAACTACAGGAAACCATTCAAGTGGAAATAATGAAATTGCCCGAGAAATACCGATCGGTTATCGTATTGAAGTATATTGAAGAGTTATCTTTAAAGGAAATCAGTGAAATATTAGATTTGCCAGTCGGTACGGTTAAGACGAGAATACATCGTGGTCGGGAAGCCTTGCGTAAACAACTACGCCATTTATAA
- the cdaA gene encoding diadenylate cyclase CdaA, whose product MSLTNLTVWDYVVNFIDILLVWFVIYKLLTIIRGTKAIQLLKGIFVIVIVKSLSNLFGFNTLGWLMAQVMNWGVLAILVIFQPELRRALEQLGRGKLFARGTVPEENQQERLVEEILKASTYMAKRRIGALITIEKGTELGDYVETGIPLKSYISSELLINIFIPNTPLHDGAVILQNNQVAAAACYLPLSESPFISKELGTRHRAAIGMSEVTDSLTIVVSEETGGISVTKNGELYRDLNQESFRAMLTSELVVENIKSTSSSIFNWRGKKNG is encoded by the coding sequence ATGTCTTTAACCAATTTGACTGTTTGGGACTATGTAGTAAATTTCATTGATATTCTCCTTGTATGGTTTGTGATATATAAATTGTTAACTATTATTCGAGGCACGAAGGCTATTCAGCTGCTAAAAGGAATTTTTGTAATTGTCATTGTAAAAAGCTTAAGCAACCTGTTTGGTTTCAATACACTCGGATGGTTAATGGCACAAGTCATGAATTGGGGAGTATTGGCGATTCTCGTCATTTTCCAACCTGAACTGAGAAGGGCACTTGAACAATTAGGACGCGGGAAGCTCTTTGCAAGGGGCACCGTTCCAGAAGAGAATCAGCAAGAGCGTTTAGTCGAAGAAATCCTAAAGGCATCCACTTATATGGCAAAAAGGCGGATTGGGGCCTTGATTACGATAGAGAAGGGTACGGAGCTGGGGGATTATGTTGAAACGGGGATACCCCTAAAATCCTATATTTCTTCAGAACTGCTCATTAATATCTTCATCCCAAATACGCCGCTCCATGATGGCGCAGTTATTTTACAAAATAACCAGGTGGCGGCTGCAGCATGCTATTTGCCATTATCAGAGAGTCCATTCATATCAAAGGAGCTTGGCACACGGCATAGGGCAGCCATAGGCATGAGTGAAGTTACGGATAGTCTTACGATTGTCGTTTCTGAAGAAACGGGTGGGATATCCGTCACTAAAAACGGGGAACTTTACCGGGATTTGAATCAAGAATCATTTAGGGCCATGCTTACAAGTGAACTGGTAGTGGAAAACATCAAATCAACTTCCTCAAGCATCTTTAACTGGAGGGGGAAAAAGAATGGATAA
- a CDS encoding aspartyl-phosphate phosphatase Spo0E family protein — MTAEQILDHIEQYRQKMMILASRSSMVDNEVIEVSSKLDTLINQYLHLTKNGDLTHRRALK, encoded by the coding sequence ATGACTGCTGAACAAATTTTAGACCATATTGAACAATACAGACAGAAGATGATGATTTTGGCTTCCCGTTCTTCGATGGTTGATAATGAAGTTATTGAAGTTAGCAGCAAACTGGATACTTTAATCAACCAATACCTCCATTTAACTAAAAATGGAGATCTCACACACCGACGTGCTCTTAAGTGA
- the pdaB gene encoding polysaccharide deacetylase family sporulation protein PdaB, producing MKFFMVLHAKNIKFYSLILLTALFTAWFLFVQNILHAPVFSTEDGPKAVYKGEKNVAITFNIGWGDEKAAPIIETLKREKIESATFFLSGSWAERHPDIVEEIGKEGYEIGMLGYDYKDYSEMEDQEIIRDISKAQEVFKKLNVKNIELLRAPTGHFDKRLLKISENFGYTVVHWSIDSKDWTNPGVDRIVQNITKAQKGDIILLHASDSAKQTNKALPELISELRAKNLNFVNVSEMISNSSASSEEIR from the coding sequence ATGAAATTTTTCATGGTGCTTCATGCAAAGAACATCAAATTTTATTCGTTAATTTTACTTACGGCACTTTTTACCGCTTGGTTCCTTTTTGTACAAAACATTCTTCATGCCCCTGTTTTTTCTACAGAAGATGGGCCAAAAGCGGTTTATAAAGGGGAAAAGAATGTCGCGATCACGTTCAATATTGGCTGGGGTGATGAGAAAGCCGCTCCAATAATAGAGACATTGAAAAGGGAAAAGATTGAGTCTGCCACTTTTTTCCTTTCTGGCTCTTGGGCTGAGCGTCACCCGGACATAGTAGAGGAAATTGGGAAAGAAGGATATGAAATCGGTATGCTTGGTTACGATTATAAGGATTATTCCGAAATGGAAGATCAAGAAATCATCCGGGATATTTCTAAAGCTCAGGAAGTATTCAAAAAACTGAATGTAAAGAATATAGAACTTTTACGAGCGCCCACAGGTCACTTTGATAAACGACTATTAAAGATCAGCGAAAATTTCGGATATACAGTTGTTCATTGGAGTATCGATTCAAAGGATTGGACCAATCCAGGTGTGGATCGAATCGTTCAGAACATCACCAAGGCCCAAAAGGGTGATATCATCTTATTACATGCTTCAGACTCAGCAAAACAAACAAATAAGGCTTTGCCTGAATTAATAAGTGAACTTCGAGCAAAAAATTTAAATTTCGTTAATGTTTCAGAAATGATCTCCAATTCATCAGCCAGCAGTGAGGAAATCCGCTGA
- the rocF gene encoding arginase: MSIQKISVIGLPMDLGQARRGVDMGPSAIRCADIFERLEQLNIEVEDLGDIIVGRPEKANKPGTNLKNLPLVAKGNALLAARVDEIIEGGSFPLVLGGDHSIAIGTLAGVAKHYENVGVIWYDAHGDLNTEETSPSGNIHGMPLAVSIGLGHPDLINIHGSGPKVKPENIVIIGARSLDEGEKELIRDKGIKVFTMHEIDRMGMTKVMEECIDYLRERTDGVHLSLDLDGVDPADAPGVGTPVIGGISYRESHLAMEMLAEANLITSAEFVEVNPILDERNKTAIVAVALMGSLFGEKLL, from the coding sequence ATGTCTATTCAGAAAATTTCCGTCATTGGATTGCCTATGGACCTTGGTCAAGCAAGGCGGGGCGTGGATATGGGACCTAGTGCCATCCGCTGCGCAGATATTTTCGAGCGTCTTGAACAGTTAAATATAGAAGTAGAGGATTTAGGAGATATAATTGTAGGACGGCCTGAAAAAGCAAATAAGCCTGGGACCAACCTGAAAAACTTACCGCTTGTTGCAAAGGGTAACGCCCTGTTAGCTGCAAGGGTTGATGAAATAATAGAAGGTGGTTCCTTCCCGCTTGTATTGGGAGGAGACCATTCAATAGCTATAGGAACACTGGCGGGAGTCGCAAAGCACTATGAAAATGTAGGTGTGATTTGGTATGACGCACATGGGGATTTAAATACGGAAGAAACCTCGCCATCGGGGAATATACATGGAATGCCCCTGGCTGTCAGTATTGGACTTGGACATCCGGACCTGATCAATATCCATGGTTCCGGTCCAAAAGTGAAACCGGAAAACATCGTAATAATTGGGGCAAGGTCTTTGGATGAAGGGGAAAAAGAACTTATCCGTGATAAAGGGATTAAAGTATTTACGATGCATGAGATTGATCGCATGGGAATGACAAAGGTCATGGAAGAATGCATAGATTATTTAAGGGAAAGAACGGATGGTGTCCATCTTTCATTGGATTTGGATGGAGTTGACCCAGCAGATGCTCCCGGAGTGGGGACACCGGTGATTGGTGGCATAAGTTATCGGGAAAGTCATTTGGCCATGGAAATGCTCGCTGAAGCCAACTTGATTACATCAGCTGAATTCGTTGAAGTGAACCCCATTTTAGATGAGCGGAATAAAACGGCAATCGTTGCGGTGGCTCTAATGGGTTCGCTATTTGGAGAAAAGTTATTATAA